A single Struthio camelus isolate bStrCam1 chromosome 8, bStrCam1.hap1, whole genome shotgun sequence DNA region contains:
- the CCN1 gene encoding CCN family member 1, whose product MSPVGSGPALAAALLCLARLALCAPCPAACQCPREAPRCAPGVGLALDGCGCCKVCARQLNEDCSRAQPCDHTKGLECNFGASSTALKGICRAQSEGRPCEYNSKIYQNGESFQPNCKHQCTCIDGAVGCIPLCPQELSLPNLGCPSPRLVKVPGQCCEEWVCDESKDALDEMEGFFSKEFGLDVSEGELTRNNELIAIVKGGLKMLPVFGSEPQSRAFENPKCIVQTTSWSQCSKTCGTGISTRVTNDNPDCKLIKETRICEVRPCGQPSYASLKKGKKCTKTKKSQAPVKFTYAGCSSVKKYRPKYCGSCVDGRCCTPQQTRTVKIRFRCDDGETFTKSVMMIQSCRCNYNCPHANEAYPYYRLVNDIHKFRD is encoded by the exons ATGAGCCCCGTCGGCAGCGGCCCCGCTCTGGCCGCCGCGCTCCTCTGCTTGGCGCGCCTG gctCTGTGcgcgccctgccccgccgcctgccAGTGCCCGCGGgaggcgccgcgctgcgcccccggcgtggggctggcgctggacggctgcggctgctgcaagGTCTGCGCCCGGCAGCTCAACGAGGACTGCAGCCGCGCGCAGCCCTGCGACCACACCAAGGGGCTCGAGTGCAACTTCGGCGCCAGCTCCACCGCGCTCAAGGGCATCTGCAGAG CACAGTCCGAGGGGAGACCATGTGAATATAACTCCAAAATCTACCAGAACGGTGAAAGCTTCCAGCCGAACTGTAAACACCAGTGTACGTGCATAGATGGAGCTGTGGGCTGCATCCCGCTCTGCCCGCAGGAGCTCTCCCTTCCTAAcctgggctgccccagccccaggctgGTCAAAGTCCCCGGGCAGTGCTGCGAGGAGTGGGTCTGCGACGAAAGCAAGGATGCGCTGGATGAGATGGAAGGCTTCTTCAGCAAAGAGTTTGGTCTGGATGTGTCTGAAGGCGAATTAACCAGGAACAATGAGTTAATTGCCATTGTGAAAGGAGGCCTGAAAATGCTACCTG tttttgGATCCGAGCCACAAAGCCGAGCATTTGAGAATCCCAAATGCATCGTGCAAACAACTTCCTGGTCCCAGTGCTCAAAGACCTGTGGAACTGGCATCTCTACAAGGGTTACCAATGATAATCCTGACTGTAAACTCATCAAAGAGACCAGGATATGTGAAGTGAGGCCATGTGGCCAGCCTAGCTATGCCTCCCTGAAG aagggaaaaaaatgtaccaAGACGAAGAAGTCCCAGGCCCCTGTGAAGTTTACTTATGCTGGATGTTCTAGCGTGAAGAAGTATCGCCCCAAGTACTGTGGCTCGTGCGTGGATGGAAGATGCTGTACTCCCCAGCAGACCAGGACTGTCAAGATCAGGTTTCGTTGTGATGATGGAGAAACCTTCACTAAGAGTGTCATGATGATCCAGTCTTGCAGATGCAACTACAACTGTCCACATGCAAATGAAGCTTATCCTTACTACAGACTTGTCAATGACATTCACAAATTTAGGGACTAA